The sequence TTATGTTCTAATAATTGGGTTTATGTACTACTTAAAAGGTTGTGTTAGTATTCTTAAATAATTCAATCAGTCAATTTTATATAAAAAAATGTATTTTAACTAATTTTTTTTGCTTTTTATGTAACGAATTTAACGAAACTCATTTAAAGTAGAATGGGTAGTATTGGGTATCAGTGTTAGTATTGGTGAAAGGCTTGGGTAACAAATTTCAGTACTGAAGGTAAAGATTTTCTCCAATAAGTCCAAGTGTGCCCTCCATCTCTTATTCTGAATTCGTGGGGTATTTCTTGCTTTTTCATGGCAATATGTACCAAGCTGTTTCCTTCATAAAGAAAGTCATCATCTCCACAGTCGATATACCACCGGACGGCTCCTTTATCTTCTTCCGAAACCTGTTCAATTAAAGATAATGCGTTGTGGTTTTCATAATATGCTTTGAGTTCTTCGTCGGTGTAATTTTCCGTATCCATTCTTCTTTTCATTTCCTCAAGGGACAGTGGTCCCACATAGGCACTTAGGGGAGCTGAAGAGGAGAATAATTCCGGGTGATGCAATGCATAAATCATGCTTCCTCCGCCTCCCATGGAAAGTCCCGCCACTGCCCGATAGCGCTTTTCACCCTTGATACGGTATTTTTTCTCTATGTGCGGCATAAATTCGTCAAAGAAAAAATCTTCATAGTTCCATTTGCCATCAATTTGGTTAAAATAGCCGCGACGTCCTGTATCGGCATCGGGCATCACGATGATCATGGGAGTGGCTTCTCCGCTGCTGATCGATTGGTCGGCTATGTGAAGGACCTCCCCAAATTGGACCCATCCCGTTTGGTCATCTCCTGCACCATGTAGCAGGTATAGGACCGGGTAGCTGCGCTCGGAAGTTTCGTAATCAGGAGGAAGGTAGATTGCATATTTTCTTTCTCCTCCTAAAATTTCGCTTGGAAGGCTGAGGTCATCGAAGACTTTTCCCGTTTGGCAATAGGCCACAGAAGCGGAGAGGACATATGCCAAGCCGAAAACAATATGGTAAACGATTTTCATAGTGAATTAATTTGGGTTTATTAAAGATAACCGATATCCTGTTTTATCAAATGGTATTTTGAGGAATTTCTTAATTTTATCCCTTACGGTAAGGGCAATGAAGTGCTGGGAATGAAAAAAGATCTTCATGACACGCCTGTTACAAAAGAGATTCGATGATATCTTGTGCTCTGTCGAGTGAGCCCATGTAGACCACGCTTCCTTCTTTGTTTAATACCACAACGGTAGGGTAGACGTATACGCCAAAATCATCCATGATTTTTTGTGTTCCTTGTAAGACGTTAAACGTGTAGCCTTTGTCACGAATGGCTTCAAAGGCTTGGCCAGGACGGTCACTGGACATCGGGCGGTTCATCGCATAGATTGCGAGGTCTGGGTGGTCTAGGTATTGTTCATGAAGCTGCTGCAAATCGGGGAATTTTTTCCAGCATGGCGCGCAACCGATAAACCAAAAATCCAACAGCACTACTTTTCCTTTTAGCTGTTCATTTGTGATTTCATGCCCCTTCTCATCAGTAGCCTTAAATGATACGGAGGTTTCTTCGGTCACTTGTCCAGATGTATTGCCAAATTCTATATAATGAACCCACGTATCATAAACACTAAGGTTTAAAACGAAGGGAAATAGGAAAAGGCTAAAGCCATAGGTATAGCGGTTCTTGATGGTTTTGGCCGTCATGATGGCAGCAGCTAAACTTCCTAGCACCAGACAGATAAATGTAGGCAATACCTTAATGGCAAATCTTAGACTGGGAAGGCTGATAAATGCAAAAAGCAAGATCCCAAAGAGGGAGGCTGAAATGACCCATTTTGAAGGGATGAGATTTGATAGCTGTCGGATTACCAAGGCATCAATAGCCAAAATCAACATGAATCCAAGTAGAGCTCCAAATCCCCATAGGTTAAAGTCCCTTGATAAGGTCAAAACATAAGCGCTGCTATAAAAAGAAATCAAAAATATAATTGCTGCAAGAAAAATGCTGCTAACGGTTTTTTTCATGAATGTGCCAGGAGTTTTGGTTGTTCGTATTAGTACGTTGGTCGGGTGGCCTAAGTTCGGTTACCATTTATCTATCAGCTTAAAGCGGATTTTATCTCCTTGCTTTTTTTGGGAAAGGCAAGAAATTGCCTGTTGGGAGAGCTGTAGGATCCTGGGATAACCACCGGTAACTTGTGCATCTTTCATGAGCACCACCAATTTGCCACCAGGGGTAAGCTGTACCGTTCCGGGGTAGACAGGGGCGGTCAGAATTTCCTTCAGGTTGTTTTCAAACTTTTCTTCCAACTGGATGCCCATTCTGTTTTGTTTGGCAGAAAGGTGAAAATCCCTTGCCAACAGCTGTTCGAAAAGCCCTTCATCCATTTCTGCTGCTTCTGCTCCTGGGTAGACCGCTAAGGTCTCCTCTTCAAACAGTGCATCATCTACAGCGACTTTGGCATGGGAAGCGGAGTGCGCCTTTGGACTGGGCAGGTAGGGCAAGGTCATTCCCTTTTCTAGCCTTGCATTTTTGGTTATACCATTGTACCAGCTTTTACTGCCCAGGATTTTTTCTGTTTGGAAGCCGCCTTGGACACCAAGGTAAATCCTACATCCTTTTTTTACGGGTGATAGCCGGAGTTTATCCCCCGCACCCACATTGATGACATGGTTGATGGAATATTCCTGATCATTTACCTGGACTTTTACTGGGGCACCAGTGATGATAATGGTGGCAGGGTGGTGAAAGCGGAATTCTCCACCCACCATGGTCAGTTCCAGACAGGCGTCAGATGGATCATTTTGAAGGAGGTGATTGGCCAGTAGGTAGGACTGTTCATCCATGGCTCCAGCAGCAGGAATCCCCCAGTGGGCATACCCAAACCTGCCAAGATCCTGGATGGTGCCATAAAACCCTGCTTTGATGACTTCCATGTTGCCTTCAGATTTCTTCATAGTCCAGTTGGTAATTGTTTTCCTTCAATAGTGAAATGATATCCTGATAGTGTTCTGCAGAGACCGCCTTAAATGTGATGTAGTCTCCAGGCTGAGGTTTGATGGGGGGATCTGATGTGACGTTGAATAATGGCACAGGTGTTTTGCCTATGACATGCCATCCCCCAGGACTGTTTTGGGGGTAAATGCCCGTTTGTTTCCCGCCAATGGCTACGGCACCTTTCTCGATCAGGGGATCCGGTTGTTTTTTTCTAGGTACGAAGAGTTGTTGGTCCAGTCCGCCCAAATACATAAAACCGGGCATAAAACCGTAAAAATAAAGCAAGTAATGGGAAGATTGATGCAGGGAAATCACCTCGTCAGTAGACATGCTCGCATAAGAAGCTACGTGGTCAAGGTCTTTACCTGAGTACCAAACGGGAATGGTCCATCTTTTTCTATTCATACTGGAGTCGGAGTGGACACTCTTTTCTGCCAAAAGCTCTAATTCATTGAGGATGTCTTGAAGTTGGAATGTCGATTTAAAGCGAAGGCTTAAACAATGGTAGCCCATGGTGACTTCAAGCAATTCCTGCTGCCAAATTCCTTGGATTTGAGTTTTCATGGACATCATTTCCATCAGGGTGGATTCCTCGATGGAAGGAGGCCAATACAGCTCCAAAATAGTGGGTGAAATGTGTTTGTACTTGAATAAATGTGGCATGAATGTGGTGTTTTCTGTTTGAAAAATAACTGTCAATTAGCTGATTTCATCGTCTCATGGATGGCTTTGGTGAGCGCTAAGGCTCCCCGACTGTCTCCGTGGACACAAACTGTATCTGCCTCTATGGGGATCATTTTTCCTGAAAGTGTCTGAACTTTCCCTGTTATGACCATATTTGCCAAATGGCTTACCGCATCTTTTGTGTTATGGATGAGTGCTTCGGGGTCGTCCCTGGAAACAAGACTCAAATCCTCATGATAGTTTCTGTCGGCAAAAACTTCATGCCAAACCTCCAGTCCGTTTTCTTTGGCAATTTTTGCCATGACCGATCCATAGGGCGCATATACAATCACCTCCGGGTAGTGGGTCTTAATAAGTGCTACTAATAAACTGGCCGTTCCCGCATCTTTTGCCGCTAAATTATATAAGGCGCCGTGGGGTTTGATATGATGCAGTGCAGCATTGCTTTGCGTCAGGATATCTTGAAAACTCTTCAGCTGTGATCGGAGGCTTTCCACTAATTTTTCTGGAGGCATTTCCATGACTTTTCGCCCAAAGTTTTTCCGATCAGGGAAAGCGGGATGTGCCCCTATTTTTACGTGGTGTTTTTGAGCTAACTTGATGGTGTCAGCCATAGATTTTGCATCACCAGCATGTCCGCCACAGGCTATGTTACAACTGGTAATATAAGCCATTACGTCAGCATCCGACTCCATTCCTTCCCCGAGATCACAATTGATATCTATTGTCATAAACTCCAGTTTTGTATTACGCTCAGCATACTTTTACATCCCAATACCAAAGTAATTACCCAAATGGCAATACCAAAGATATTGGCGATAAGGTGGTTTTTGAATGGCCCCATCAAAGAGGTTTTATTGGCCATCCAAAGGATAAAGGTACTCAAAACAGGTAATAAAATCCCATTGGTAAGCTGAGCGAATGCAATCAATTGGATGGGTTTTATTCCAAGGGAAGCAAAAATCACCCCTAATAGCAGAATAATGCTGAAGGTCCAGCGCATGGGCTGAGCGGAAAGGCGATTGTTCCACCCAAAGCAACCGCAGATCACCAATCCACCTGCCAACGGAGCGGTAATGGCAGATGTTATACCTGCTGAAAATAGCCCAACACCCAAAAAATACGGAGCAGTTGGCCCTAATAAGGGAACCAAACTTTCACTCAGGTCACTGACCACTTCCACATGGTTGGCATTGCCTAACGTGCCGGTCACTAGAATGGCCATGGAGACCAGTCCTCCTAAAATCACCGAAATGAAAATGTCAGCTCTCACGTAGCGGAGCGATTGGGGACTATTCCACATACGGGCCACCAATGCTGAATGGAGAAAAAGATTATAAGGTACCACGGTAGTTCCTATCAGGGCTACGATGGTCAGGATGTTATCTGTGCGAACTTCGGGAACAAAACCTGCTATCAGGGTGGAAAGATCCGGTTTTCCCGCCACAGCGGTGATCATGAACACTACGCTCATGATCATTACCGTTCCGATCATCAACCGTTCGATGTGCTTGTAGCTGCCCCGCATCAAGAGTATCCAGGCAAACAGTCCCGTTAGCAGAGGCCATGGTCGGAAATACACTCCAAAAGGTGAGATCACCTTTTCGGGTAGAAATGTTTCCAGCCCCATCACGGCACCACTGAGGTTTCCTGCTTCATAAGCAGCATTTCCGACCACTATCGCCCCAATGACCAACCCCAATGCCAATATGGCAAAGGCTTTGGGGCGGATTTCAGTTTTGATGATGTGGGGGAGCCATCTTTGGGTAATCAAGCCTATTCTGCCGGCCATTTCCTGCAAGGTGATCGTGGCTATCATGGACAATAGTAGGGCCCAAAGTAATTCATAGCCAAAATTAACCCCAGCCATGCTGTAAACCGTTACGGTGCCAGGACCAATAAATGCAGCGGCTACCAATGGCCCTGGGCCAACGTATATTGTAAGCTTTTTAAACATGCTCCATCTTATTTTTCGACTTTACCCTGGAAGCAATCTAGTGAAATCCCGTGATATTAATTCGATTTAAACCTTAGGTACTGGAGTAATTCTAATGTGAAGGGAGTGTGGGACGGTAACTGTCGCACTATTGCAAATGAAGGTTAGTTTAAGTGATAGCTGTCCGTTAATTTGCATCAAAAATCAGGAAGAAATGGAATTGATCCTAATTGGACTCATTGTGATGAACCTGCTCCTGAGCAGTTGGATGATCATAAAGCATGGACAGGGCAGGTCTGCTAATGAGCGGGTAACGGAAGACCTTGCAGCCATTAAACAGGATTTGAATGTTCAGATGGCCGAAAACAGAAAGGAACTGAATTTGCAAATGAACCAGCAATTCAAGTTGGTTATGGACATGGTGCGTGAATCGGGTAAAGACCAGGGAGCGGTACTGAAAGACTTTGGCAAACTCTTCAGGGAAAATGTACGGGAGTTCAATGATTTACAGCGAGAGAAGTTCTCTGAATTGGAGCGGCGCCAGGAAAAAATGTTAGTGGCAACAGAGGCTAGGCTTGAGAAGATGCGGGAGACGGTGGATGAAAAGCTTCAAAAGACACTGGAAACCCGTTTAGGGCAGTCTTTTGAGGCCGTAAGTAAGCAGCTTCAAGCGGTACAAAAGGGATTGGGAGAAATGCAGCAACTTGCCACTGGTGTGGGGGACTTAAAGCGGGTGCTCACCAATGTGAAAAGCCGTGGGATTTTAGGCGAATATCAGCTTCAAAGCATCTTAGAAAACATCCTTTCCCCTGACCAATACATCTCAAATGCCGTCATGAAACGGGGAAGTTCCGAACGGGTGGAGTTTGCCGTCAAACTGCCGGGGAACAATGAGTCACCTGTCTTCCTTCCGGTAGATGCTAAATTTCCTCAAGAAGCGTATCATCGTTTGTTGGAAGCTTATGAGGGAGGAGATAAGAGTGCCATGGAAGTGGCTAAGACTGCTCTTTACAGGGCAGTAAGGAAATCAGCGCAGGATATTAGCCAAAAGTATATTTATCCCCCGTACACAACTGATTTTGCGGTGATGTTTTTACCAATGGAGAGTTTGTATGCAGAAGTGATCCGTGAAGGGGGATTGGCGCAGCAGCTCCAACAGGATTTTAAGGTAGTGGTGGCAGGACCAACTACTTTTGCGGCGATGCTAAACAGTTTGCAGATGGGATTCAAAACCTTGGCTATTCAAAAGCGCAGCAGCGAAGTATGGAAAGTCCTGGGAGCGGTAAAGACGGAGTTTGGTAAATTTGGTGACTTGATCCAAAAGGCCCAGAAAAAGCTCCATGAGGCCAATAATGAATTGGACACATTAGTGGGCACGAGAACACGTGTAATCCAGCGAAGATTACGGGATGTGGAAGCATTGCCCGAAGATGAAAAGGGTAAATTTTTGGATAGCTGAGCGCCAGTGCAGGATAAATTTCACATTTCCTTATGCAACTTTGGCGTTCATTGAACGTTTTTTCTAAAAAAGAAGAAACTATGAAAGTGAAAATAGGAATGGGATTTTTGGCCATGATGCTGATCATGGTTGCCTGCAATCCTGTAAAAGTTTACTTAGAGAAAGAAGAGGTCAAACCGTCTCGAAACTATGAGACTTTTGCGATCATTAATCAATATCAAGGAAAGGAAGCTTGGAATTCGCCAACATTGGACAGAAACTTAAGGGATGGATTGGCCAAAGGGATGCAAGCGCGGGGATTTGAGGAGAATAGCCAGCAGCCAGACCTGATCCTCCGATACAATACACTACTCAGTGAAGGTGAGAAAGAGGTAAGGAACAATGATTATTATGGAATGTCACCTTTCGGGCCATATGGAATGTATAATCCCTATATGTATCGTTACCCATATGGTGCGCCCTATTGGCCTAGTAGCACGGAAATAGAAAAGTACAATTTGGGTGAAGTGGTGATTGATTTTATTGATCCAAAGGCAGACGAGGTGATATTGCGGATCAGTGCTGTGGGTGAGGTAAATAACGTGAAACAAAAGTATAAAAACATTGACGTCTCAGTCGATAAAATTCTAAATGAATTTTCACGGAATATGCCCAAAAAACAAGACAAAACTTAAGGTGATAAGAGGTGAAGGAGAAAAGTCTCAGGTCAATGGGGGATGATCATGTCCCCCATTGCCAAAGATTCTTTACCGTCAAACACCCCATTCTACAGTGATGAATACTCATGTAGACTTGATGTAAACCGCATCTGTCCTGATGCTGATCTGTTTTTAGAGCAGGTGGCATAAACATGGTTTTTGAATATTAAAAAAAAGGAGAAGCCAAAGCAGTACGGCTTCTCCTTTTTTTACAACCTGGCTTTCTTACAAGAAGCCTTTTACCTGTTCTTATCCTTTAAGGGTGCTTTTGATTTGTTCCTTAATGGTTCCCATGACCACTGGATTTAGCTTTTTGGCCTTAAATGTGTTTTCCATTTTTTTCAGCAATTGTTCAGCTCCTTTCTGGTCATCTTCTTTGATCAATGCCTCGGCCATTCTGCGGTAAGCCCAGTTAAGTGAAATGTTATCCAACCCCTCTGAGCCGGAGGATTTGGCAAAAACCTTATCCAAGTGCGTAGAGGCCTCTTTGACATTTCGAGACCGCACTTGCAGTCCATTGGTTTCTGGATCCACGGTTTTGAAGGTCATGGCCTCATTGGTTCCAAGGACAAAATCCGCATAAACGCTCATGGGGTTTTTAGCATACTTGGAAGCGACTTCCTGCAGTTGTGCGTTACCATTTTTGAGGCTCGGGCTGTCACTTCCTAGCAAATAAAATAGCATTCCCACGTCATCCGTAAAGTATACGTCTGCAATTTGATCGTCTTGCTTGCTCAAAGGACTTTTTATTCTGATTTTTATTTCCTCGCTTTGGATGACCGAGCCATCTTCTGCTTTATAGGCAGCCTTGATCTTGTAAAAGCCGGGCATATCAAAATAAAACCCTTTGCTGCCGTAGCCGATGTATGCACTGGTGTAGAGGGTATGTTTTTCCTCGTCCAGGGTTTCCAGTTTTTCGGCAACACAGTTATGTCCTACGGGTTCGTAATCGATCACCTTTCCGTCAGGCTTCATGATTCCGATACGCACTTGTTCGTATTTGGGGTGGATGTGGGCATTTACTACCCGCTCATCCCTATTTCTGGAGCGAAGTTTTATTTCGACCACTACAGGCTCACCGAGCGTATAAGCGGACTTGACGGGAACGATTTCCAATTTCAGGCCGGTGTGATTTTCGATCACTTCGGACACAAAATCCTCTGAGTGGGCGTGTGGTGCTTCATGTCCTGCGCCGACTGCCCAGTCGTTACCGCCCATGACCACATTGTTATAATAGCCGTGACGCATATGAGTCAATTCTCCCTGGTCAAACTTAAACGTGAAGTTATTCCAAAATTGACCGATTCCATTTGCTTGATCATATTTCCAAGGATAGTTCATCCAGCTTAAGCTGTCGGGTCGACTTTTGTCCCAGCTATGTAGCAGGTTGAAGGCGTGGCCCAATTCGTGAACATAAGTGTACAGTTGATTTCTGACGTAATCGTTACCAGAATGGTAATTGGCCAAGGTGTCTTGAAAAACGGCGCAACCTTGTCGGTGAGGTTTTTTGTTTTGATAGTCAAACATGATCCCGAGTAGGGTGTTGATGACGGCCCTTTTTGCGGCAAATAGCCAAACGGTCCATTGCGGAAGGTTACGGAAGACGCTAAAGTGCCTTACCATACTCGCATGCATTTCCGATTCTGTCCATCGGTTATCGCTTCCCGCTTCACTGGTGTTGATCACATTATTATGACCTGTATATGCCATGTTGATGCCAGCTTCCTGAAAGGCTTTTACTACTGTCAAGTCCCTTGATGGTCCCGGGTTTGGAAAGGTTCCCGTATGATAGCTCCCAAAAAGACTGGTGCCTGCTTCTACATCCGTTTCCAGTCTGACGGTCCTAAAATACCTGGAGCGGAATTTACAGGTATATGAAGCTCCGGACAGATTATACTGCATAAAAGTGATGGTCGCGGCCGCGGGGGAATAGAAAATGTAATTTCTCGGAATCACAATCTTGGCCTTATTTGCCCACATGGACCGCGTGCCGGTAAGGTATCCTACCAAGGTGGCTTTTGTGCTGGTGTAGGTGATGCTGGGGTAGTTCATGCTGAATGAACCCCAATAGGTGGTGGTGGATCCTACGTGGAAGAAATCAAAACTCGCTTTGTTGAGGGCTCCTGCGCGGTCCACATCTACTCTTAATTCCAACCGCCAACTTCCCTGAACTCCGATATAGCTACCACTTACGGCCAAACGTGGAATGACCAGTTTATCTTTTATAATAATGCGGTCTTCTAAATCTCCAATTCCGTATGCTTGTACCCCATTTTCGACATTTGCTTCAGGATAAGTAATGTCTTCGGGAGGTGCTTCCATGGATGGATGATCTGCATGATGCTCATGTGCATGCCCATTTGAGGCTGCTTCATCATTCGTGTTCAATTGATGCTCTTGATTCGGTTCTTCTTGAATCGAGGAGTTTTCTGAAAGGGTGGCTTCGGAGAAGCCAGGATCGTCATAAATTGTCATGGTTAAAAATGTTTTGGTTAAATTGGTTAGTACAGTGTGTGCAGTAGGTGAAATGCACCGAGACGTCATGTGAGGTTCCTTAAATGCATTGACTACCAGTTTATTACGGTTGTAATTTGGTTTAGGCAAAGACATTTAACGCTAAAAGTGGTTTTGCAGGATTTTTCTTCAAGTATGGTTAAGCTTATCTTCGATAAGCGATTACTTGACATGATATCTAGATGTCCATGTCGGCCACGCCAACACGCTGTAATACATGTGTTTGGCTAAAAACTGCTGGTTAATTCTTATATTCCTAACAGGTTAGGATCCATTTAAACGCTAAAAATCATCGAAGCGACGGATAATCGCCGGGCCCAAGTTTTCTGGCTGTTGAAGTTCAGCAGGCCTGAGATACTGATGATGTGGTTTTGTTGTTTAAGTAGTTATTTATCAACATGTTGGTAGGTATAAATTTAAGTGTTTTTCACTAAAAGTTAGGGTTAATTTCCTGTGAATTAGTATTTAACGAGTACAATGAGTATTGGATAGATTTGATTGAGTATACTTCAAAAATATGGGGTTTAGGTAATTCGTGGCTAGGCTTAGGGAAGGAGGAAGTGAATAGTGAGGATAATCATTGCTTTGATTTTGCTTTTTAAAAAAATAAAAAATGAAGTTTATGTTCAAAGAGGTGAGAATAAAGCTCTTTTGAATTTGGCGTATTATGTTTATTTTAGAACCACCTTTCAACCGTTTTATCGTATGATAGATTACAATAACAAAACTTTCAAATCCCTGTCCAACAGTACCAATGGCGAAGTTTCGGAAGAAACCGTCTTTAAGTATAAGCAGGAAGGGAATGTTTTGTCCGGGTCGTATTCAGGTGGGGGCATCCAAAAAGGGAATTTGATCGGGACCGTAGATGAGCATGGAGTCATTAAAATGAAATACTGTCATATCAATTCCAAAGGAGAGATCAAATCCGGCAAATGCACTTCTAAGCCAAGCCCGTCCACCAGTGGTAAAATCAGGCTTCATGAGCAGTGGCAGTGGACTTCTGGTGATTTTTCCAAAGGGGAGTCGATAATTGAGGAGGTTTAGGGAATTACCGCCTACCACATAAAAGTTAAATCAAAAATCAGTATGATATCATTAAAATAGGGCTATTTTTAGCAAAGGTATTCTATGGAATGCTTCGTAAAAATTGATTTACAATTTTGTCATTGAGGTACAAAACAACTTATCTTTACGCCCATGGCTATGAATATCGTAATTGCGGGGGCTGGTGATATGGGATTTCATCTTGCAGAATCACTCAGCTACGAGAACAAGGACATTACTCTGATCGATACGGACAAGGATATTTTGGAACATGTCGCCTCAAGGCTAGATGTGCTTACCGTGATGGGGGATTCTGCATCCATCGATGTCCTGAAAAATGCCAATGTGAAAGATGCCAATATGGTCATGGCCGTCACTACTTCGGAGAAAACCAATATCGTGACTGCGATGTTGGCGAAGCAGTTAGGGGCTAAGCGGGTGATTGCTCGGGTAAGAAACCATGATTATTTGTTAGAGGAAAATGTAGCATATTTTCATAATTTGGGCATTGATGATATTATTTCTCCCACCATGCTTTGTTCTGGAGAGATACATCGCATGGTAAAGAACTCTACTTTTTCAGATATTTTTGAGTTTGAGGAGGGGAAAATCAACGTCATGGGAGTGATTTTAGACCAGTTTTCGTCATTGGTAAACAAAAGGCTTTCCGATACGCGGACGATGTCGATTTTCGAAGATGTACGGATCATTGCAATTGTACGGGATCAGATGACGATTATTCCCGGCGGAAATACCATGCTCCGAAACAATGACCACGTTTACTTTGTATCCAATAAGAAAGCCAGTGAATCCATTGCCCAGCTTACTGCCCAGCGTGAGATAGATATTAAAAACGTCATGATTATCGGCGGCGATGACTTGGCGTTTACTTCAGCATTAAAGCTTGAGCCAGAATATAAGGTGACGTTAATTCATAATGACAAGGAGCGATGCAAGTGGCTTTCAGAACGGCTGCATTCCACACTGGTCATAAACGGTGATTATAAAAATATCGAGTTGTTGATAGAAGAGGGGCTGGAGGAAATGCAGGCTTTTTTGGCCTTGACAGAAAGCTCGGAGACCAATATTATCACCAGCCTCAGTGCCAAAAACCACGGCGTTTACAAGACCATTGCTCATGTGGATACGCGGGAATACATCCATATTTCACATAGCATTGGGGTGGATTCATTGATCAATAA comes from Echinicola vietnamensis DSM 17526 and encodes:
- a CDS encoding DNA recombination protein RmuC yields the protein MELILIGLIVMNLLLSSWMIIKHGQGRSANERVTEDLAAIKQDLNVQMAENRKELNLQMNQQFKLVMDMVRESGKDQGAVLKDFGKLFRENVREFNDLQREKFSELERRQEKMLVATEARLEKMRETVDEKLQKTLETRLGQSFEAVSKQLQAVQKGLGEMQQLATGVGDLKRVLTNVKSRGILGEYQLQSILENILSPDQYISNAVMKRGSSERVEFAVKLPGNNESPVFLPVDAKFPQEAYHRLLEAYEGGDKSAMEVAKTALYRAVRKSAQDISQKYIYPPYTTDFAVMFLPMESLYAEVIREGGLAQQLQQDFKVVVAGPTTFAAMLNSLQMGFKTLAIQKRSSEVWKVLGAVKTEFGKFGDLIQKAQKKLHEANNELDTLVGTRTRVIQRRLRDVEALPEDEKGKFLDS
- the pxpA gene encoding 5-oxoprolinase subunit PxpA, whose amino-acid sequence is MTIDINCDLGEGMESDADVMAYITSCNIACGGHAGDAKSMADTIKLAQKHHVKIGAHPAFPDRKNFGRKVMEMPPEKLVESLRSQLKSFQDILTQSNAALHHIKPHGALYNLAAKDAGTASLLVALIKTHYPEVIVYAPYGSVMAKIAKENGLEVWHEVFADRNYHEDLSLVSRDDPEALIHNTKDAVSHLANMVITGKVQTLSGKMIPIEADTVCVHGDSRGALALTKAIHETMKSAN
- a CDS encoding Nramp family divalent metal transporter, producing MFKKLTIYVGPGPLVAAAFIGPGTVTVYSMAGVNFGYELLWALLLSMIATITLQEMAGRIGLITQRWLPHIIKTEIRPKAFAILALGLVIGAIVVGNAAYEAGNLSGAVMGLETFLPEKVISPFGVYFRPWPLLTGLFAWILLMRGSYKHIERLMIGTVMIMSVVFMITAVAGKPDLSTLIAGFVPEVRTDNILTIVALIGTTVVPYNLFLHSALVARMWNSPQSLRYVRADIFISVILGGLVSMAILVTGTLGNANHVEVVSDLSESLVPLLGPTAPYFLGVGLFSAGITSAITAPLAGGLVICGCFGWNNRLSAQPMRWTFSIILLLGVIFASLGIKPIQLIAFAQLTNGILLPVLSTFILWMANKTSLMGPFKNHLIANIFGIAIWVITLVLGCKSMLSVIQNWSL
- the trkA gene encoding Trk system potassium transporter TrkA, which codes for MAMNIVIAGAGDMGFHLAESLSYENKDITLIDTDKDILEHVASRLDVLTVMGDSASIDVLKNANVKDANMVMAVTTSEKTNIVTAMLAKQLGAKRVIARVRNHDYLLEENVAYFHNLGIDDIISPTMLCSGEIHRMVKNSTFSDIFEFEEGKINVMGVILDQFSSLVNKRLSDTRTMSIFEDVRIIAIVRDQMTIIPGGNTMLRNNDHVYFVSNKKASESIAQLTAQREIDIKNVMIIGGDDLAFTSALKLEPEYKVTLIHNDKERCKWLSERLHSTLVINGDYKNIELLIEEGLEEMQAFLALTESSETNIITSLSAKNHGVYKTIAHVDTREYIHISHSIGVDSLINKKLVAANQIARHLRKGKVEAISGIYGVDAEFIQYVISKNNRLTKKQLRELHFPETAIVAGVIRGDAVFIPDGDFKLQLNDKAIVLALPSAKSSLEKLFN
- a CDS encoding alpha/beta hydrolase encodes the protein MKIVYHIVFGLAYVLSASVAYCQTGKVFDDLSLPSEILGGERKYAIYLPPDYETSERSYPVLYLLHGAGDDQTGWVQFGEVLHIADQSISSGEATPMIIVMPDADTGRRGYFNQIDGKWNYEDFFFDEFMPHIEKKYRIKGEKRYRAVAGLSMGGGGSMIYALHHPELFSSSAPLSAYVGPLSLEEMKRRMDTENYTDEELKAYYENHNALSLIEQVSEEDKGAVRWYIDCGDDDFLYEGNSLVHIAMKKQEIPHEFRIRDGGHTWTYWRKSLPSVLKFVTQAFHQY
- a CDS encoding biotin-dependent carboxyltransferase family protein; amino-acid sequence: MKKSEGNMEVIKAGFYGTIQDLGRFGYAHWGIPAAGAMDEQSYLLANHLLQNDPSDACLELTMVGGEFRFHHPATIIITGAPVKVQVNDQEYSINHVINVGAGDKLRLSPVKKGCRIYLGVQGGFQTEKILGSKSWYNGITKNARLEKGMTLPYLPSPKAHSASHAKVAVDDALFEEETLAVYPGAEAAEMDEGLFEQLLARDFHLSAKQNRMGIQLEEKFENNLKEILTAPVYPGTVQLTPGGKLVVLMKDAQVTGGYPRILQLSQQAISCLSQKKQGDKIRFKLIDKW
- a CDS encoding TlpA family protein disulfide reductase; amino-acid sequence: MKKTVSSIFLAAIIFLISFYSSAYVLTLSRDFNLWGFGALLGFMLILAIDALVIRQLSNLIPSKWVISASLFGILLFAFISLPSLRFAIKVLPTFICLVLGSLAAAIMTAKTIKNRYTYGFSLFLFPFVLNLSVYDTWVHYIEFGNTSGQVTEETSVSFKATDEKGHEITNEQLKGKVVLLDFWFIGCAPCWKKFPDLQQLHEQYLDHPDLAIYAMNRPMSSDRPGQAFEAIRDKGYTFNVLQGTQKIMDDFGVYVYPTVVVLNKEGSVVYMGSLDRAQDIIESLL
- a CDS encoding DUF4136 domain-containing protein, with the translated sequence MKVKIGMGFLAMMLIMVACNPVKVYLEKEEVKPSRNYETFAIINQYQGKEAWNSPTLDRNLRDGLAKGMQARGFEENSQQPDLILRYNTLLSEGEKEVRNNDYYGMSPFGPYGMYNPYMYRYPYGAPYWPSSTEIEKYNLGEVVIDFIDPKADEVILRISAVGEVNNVKQKYKNIDVSVDKILNEFSRNMPKKQDKT
- the pxpB gene encoding 5-oxoprolinase subunit PxpB, which produces MPHLFKYKHISPTILELYWPPSIEESTLMEMMSMKTQIQGIWQQELLEVTMGYHCLSLRFKSTFQLQDILNELELLAEKSVHSDSSMNRKRWTIPVWYSGKDLDHVASYASMSTDEVISLHQSSHYLLYFYGFMPGFMYLGGLDQQLFVPRKKQPDPLIEKGAVAIGGKQTGIYPQNSPGGWHVIGKTPVPLFNVTSDPPIKPQPGDYITFKAVSAEHYQDIISLLKENNYQLDYEEI